From Cryptosporangium minutisporangium:
TCGACGAACGTCCGGCCACCGCCGCGTGGCTGACCTGGATCGACGGGGCGGCCTACGTCGTCCACGGCGGCTCCGAACAGCCCATCGAAGGCCTCGCCGAGGCCGACGCGTGCCGGGTGAGTGTCCGGGGTGAACACGGGGGGCGCATCCTCACCTGGCAGGCCGCGGTCGAGCGCGTCGACCCGGGCACGCCGACGTGGGACGAGGTCGCGCCGCAGCTCGCACAGAAACGGCTCAACGCCACCGACCCAGTGGGCGCACCGGTCCGCTGGGCCACCACCTCCCGGATCAGCCGGCTGGTACCGGCCGGCGACCCGGTCGAACAGGGCGAGTCGCTCCCCGACGACGCCGGGGCAGCCCCGCCCCGGCCGACGTCGGCGACGACCCCTACGCCGATTCCACGGACCCTCCACCGGCGGCGCTGAGGGGGCACGGCGGTTAGGCTGCGCAGGTGACCACCGGCACCCGGATCTACCTGGCACGATTGGCCGGCGTTGCAGTTTTCGATCCGAGCGGCGACCAACTGGGCCGGGTCCGGGACGCGGTGGTCCGTCCGCGCGCCGAGGCCACCCGCTCGCCGCGGGTGACGGGTCTGGTGGTCGAGATCGTCCACCGACGCCGGATCTTCGTGCCGCTGGGCCGGGTCACCGCATTCGATCCGGACGCCGTGATGCTGAACACCGGGACGATCAGCCTTCGCCGCTTCGAGCAGCGCACCGGTGAACTGATGGCGCTCGGCGACATGCTCGACCGCCAGGTGACGCTCGCCGGTGATCCGCCGGTCCGCGCGGTCGTCGTCGACGTCGCGATGGAGCGGTCGCGCTCCGGCGAGTGGGAACTGGTCAAGGTCGCGGCCCGGGAGCACCTGCCGGGCATGCTCGGCCGCCGCCGCGGTCACCTCCGCCAGGTCGACTGGGGTGACGTCGAGGGCATCATCAGCAGCCAGGACCGGCAGGGTGCGGCCAACCTGCTCGCGGTGTTCGACCAGCTCCGCGCCGCCGACCTGGCGAAGGTGCTGCAGGGGCTGTCGGACAAACGCCGGGTCGAGGTCGCCGCCGCGCTCGGCGACGACCGGCTGGCGGACGTCCTGGAGGAGCTGCCGGAGGACGACCAGGTCGAGATCCTCGGCTCGCTCGACACCGAGCGGGCCGCCCACGTCCTCGAGGAGATGGACCCGGACGACGCCGCCGACCTGCTCGGCGAGCTACCCGAGTCGGAGCAGGAACGCCTGCTGGCGATGATGGAGCCGTCCGAGGCCGCTCCGGTCCGGCGGCTGCTCGACTACACCGAGGACACCGCGGGCGGGATGATGACGTCCGAACCGGTGATCATGCCGCCGGACGCGACCGTCGCCCATGCGCTGGCGCGGGTCCGTGACCCCGACCTGACTCCGGCGCTCGCGGCCCAGGTGTACGTCTGCCGGCCGCCCTCGGCGACGCCGACCGGTCGATTCCTCGGGATCGCCCACCTGCAGCGGCTGCTCCGGGAGGAGCCTGCCACTCTGGTCAGCGCCGTGGTCGACGCCGACCTCGACCCACTGAACGCCCACGCGACGCTCGCCCAGGTGGCGCACTACCTGGCGACGTACAACCTGGTCGCCGTTCCGGTGGTGGACGAGAACGACCGCCTGCTCGGCGCCGTCACCGTGGACGACGTCCTCGACCACCTCCTGCCGGAGGACTGGCGCGACCGGGACGGCTGAGGCACAGCAGTACCGAGCGCGAAGGAGGTGAACGGGAATGGCGGAGGTCGTCCGGCCCCGGAGCCGGCTGGACCAGCCCATCGAACGGCGCCGTCGGCTGCCCCGGTTCGATGCGGACGCGTTCGGGCGCGTTTCCGAACGGTTCGCGCAGTTCCTGGGCACCGGCACGTTCATCCTGATGCAGACCGTCATCGTCATCATCTGGGTGACGCTCAACGTGTTCGCCGTCCACCTGCGCTGGGACCCCTACCCGTTCATCCTGCTGAACCTGGCCTTCTCCACGCAGGCCGCCTACGCCGCGCCGCTGATCCTGCTCGCGCAGAACCGGCAGGCCGACCGGGACCGGATCTCGCTGGAAGAGGACCGCCAGCGGGCCCAAGCGGCGAAAGCCGACACCGAGTACCTGGCCCGCGAGCTGGCTGCGTTGCGGCTCGCGCTCGGCGAGGTCGCGACCCGCGAGTACCTTCGGTCGGAGCTCAGCCGGATCGTGGACGAACTGCGCGAGGCGCCCACCGCCGACGCCGACCTGGCCCGGCCCAGTGCCGACACTCGCCGGGTCGAGCGGCGCCCGACACCAGACGCCCGACGCGATCCCGAGCCCCGCCGCGCCAAACTCACCCGCTGACCGCTGCTCTTCCTGACAACGGCGGTGGAGCCCGCCGAGGGCGAGGCTGGCGTCCGCGCGCAAGGCCGCCTCGACCTTGCTGTGGTCTCGAGGCCTTGCGCGCGGCCGTCAGGCTCGTCCTCGGCGGGCCGTGCAGGCACGTAGCATGGTCGGCATGCCGCTCTCTTCAACGCTGCCCGCGGAAGCCGACATTCGGACGGCGCTCGCCGGAGTCAACGACCCCGAGATCCGCAAACCGATCACCGACCTCGGCATGGTCGAATCGGTGGCCGTTCACCCCGACGGCGTGGTCGAGGTCGCGGTCCTGCTCACCGTCGCCGGATGCCCGATGCGGGACACGCTGACGAACGACGTCACGGCCGCGGTCGCGAAGCTGGCCGGCGTCACGGGCGTCCGGGTGAACTTCGGCGTGATGAGCGACGCCCAGCGCAAGAACCTCCAGACGACGCTGCGCGGCGGCCAGACCGCCGAGCCGGTGATCCCGTTCGCGCAGCCCGGCTCGCTGACCCGGGTCTACGCGGTGGCGTCCGGCAAGGGCGGCGTCGGCAAGTCGTCGGTCACCGTGAACCTGGCGGCGGCGCTGGCCGCGCGCGGGCTGTCGGTGGGCGTCCTCGACGCCGACATCTACGGGTTCTCGATCCCCCGCATGCTCGGGGTGGAAGGGCGTCCGACCCAGGTCGAGCAGATGATCATGCCGCCGCAGTCGCACGGCGTGAAGGTGATCTCGATCGGTATGTTCACGCCGGGCAACACCGCGGTGGTGTGGCGCGGGCCGATGCTGCACCGCGCGCTGCAGCAGTTCCTCGCCGACGTGTTCTGGGGTGATCTGGACGTCCTGCTGATGGACCTGCCCCCGGGCACCGGTGACATCGCGATCTCGGTGGCGCAGCTGGTGCCGGGCGCGGAGATCCTGGTCGTGACGACGCCGCAGCAGGCCGCGGCGGAGGTGGCCGAGCGGGCGGGTTCGATCGCGCTGCAGACGCACCAGCGGCTGGTCGGTGTGGTGGAGAACATGTCCTGGCTGGAGCTGCCGAACGGCGAGCGGATGGACGTGTTCGGGTCCGGTGGCGGCGAGGCGGTATCCGCGGCCCTGAGCCGGACGCTCGGCGCGCAGGTGCCGTTGCTCGGCCAGATTCCGCTCGACCCGCGCGTCCGCGAGGGTGGCGACTCCGGCATTCCGCTGGTGCTCTCCGACCCGGACGCGGCGGCCGCCAAGGCGCTCAGCGGCGTCGCCGACAAACTAGCCGTCCGCCAGCGCGGCCTAGCGGGCATGTCCCTGGGCCTGACTCCGGCGGCCCGCCGCTAGTGCACGGCCCGCTCAGAACGACGCTGACAGGCGAGCGAGCCTCCTCGAGACAGCAAGCCAAAGGTCACGACGGAATTGGGAATGAGCCTCGCGCGCGAGCCTGCCCGCGGCCGGTCACGACTGAGCTTGGCGGCTCGCTCGACTGCCAGCCCCGCCCTGAGCGGGCTCAACGTTAGAACAAACAGCGCCCTTCGGCGCTGTTATGTGGCGTCGTCGTCGTAGCGGGCGGTACGGGACTTCGCAGGGTCGATCTGCGACTTGCCGTTCTTGGAGCCGCCCTCGTCCCGGTACGCCTCGGTCACCTCGTCGACGTGCGTCAGCTCCTCGAAGTCACGCATCGCGTCCTTCAGCGGCCTCCGCAGCGCGGCCTCGTCCTCCTCGGACAGCAGGTGCTTCCGGACGAAGCGCTTCGGGTGGAGGTCTTCGATCTCGAAGTCGGTGCCGAGCTCGTCCCGCAGCTCCGCACTGGCCCCCCGGGCCATCTGCCGGAGTGTCCGGAGCATCCGCCCCGCCTCACCGATCACCTTCGGCAGGCGGTCGGGCCCGAAAACGAAGAGCCCGATCAGCGCCAGGACGATGATCTCCCACCATCCGAGATTCTCGAACACCGTCGCTCCTCACCGCGGTCACCGCCGTGTGTCAGCTCGGTTCCTGGCCGCTCCCCGCAGCCTAATCCGTGCCCGGAAGGACCGGCAGACCGCCCGAGGCAACGGTTTGCTGTGTGCACCGATGGTAGGGCTAGCGTTGGCCGAGCGTCACCGTTGTCGTCACCGTCTTGCCGCCGCGCCGGTAGGTGACCCCCAACTTCTTGCCCGGCTCCTGCTTGCGGATCAGCGCGATCAGCGCCACGCCGTCCTCGATCGGGCGGTCGGCGAACTTCGTGACGATGTCCCCGGCCTTCAGCCCGGCCTTCTCCGCCGGACCGCCGGCGACCACCTTCGTCAGCGGCGCGCCCGCCGACGACTCGTCGGCGAGGTTGACCTCCGCGCCGATGACCGTCGTGCGTGCCTTACCGGTGGCGATGAGCTCCTCGGCGATGCGTTTCGCCTGGTTGCCCGGGATCGCGAACCCGATACCGATGTTTCCGCTGGACCCGGTCTGGCTGGGCACCGCCGCGATCGCGGTGTTCACACCGATCACCCGGCCAGCACCGTCGACGAGGGGACCGCCGGAGTTACCGGGGTTGATCGCCGCATCGGTCTGGATCGCGGCCAGGTACGCACTGTCTTCGTTGCCCTGGCTGGCGTCGCGGTCGCCGCCGGTCCGCACCGGGCGGTCGACCGCGCTGATGATGCCGCTGGTCACGGTGTCGGCCAGCCCGAGTGGCGAGCCGAAGGCCACGCTCGGATCACCGATCGCGATCTTGTCGGAGTCACCGAACTGGACCTTCTTGAGGCCGCTCTTCTGGATCTTCAGCACCGCGAGGTCGGACCCGGGATCGCGTCCGACGATCGACGCCGACGCCGACGACCCGTCGAAGAACACCACTCGCAGCGTGCCGCCGGCCGCGGCCGGTGCCGCCACGTGGTTGTTCGTCAGGATGTAACCCTCGTCCGAGATGACGAAGCCGGACCCGTTGCCGTTGCCACTCGCCGACCGGATCACGACGGTGACGACGCTCGGCTGCACCTGGTCGGCGATGCCGGCCAGCGACGTCGGTGGACGCTTCGCCAGCTCCGGCGTCGAGCCCGAGCTCTCGCCGAGCGAGAACGAGCTACCGGCGGTGCGAGCGGCCACCACGTAGCCGAGTGCGCCGCCGAGCAGTCCGGCGACGACCGCGACCACGATGGAGACCAGCATCATCGAGCCGAGGCCACCCCGGCGCGCGGGACCGTCACCCGGCATCGGAGGCCCGACGGGCGGGGGATTGCCGGGCGGCGTCGGCGCGAGCCATGCCGGTGCGGCCGACGGGTCGCGCCAGGGGTCCTGAGCGCCCGCCTGCGACCAGAACGGAGACCCGGGCGGAGCGCCGTTACCGGCGCCCGGAACGGCAGGTCCGCTGCCCGGTATCGGTGCGGTGGGGTACCCGCTGGAACGGGGCTGGGACGGCACCCCGGACGGCATGCCCGCGGACGGCATCCCTGCGGACGGCATCGCTCCGGACGGCATCCCCGCGGGCGTCGGCCCGGACGGGGGCGCGCCGGACGGCAGCGTTCCGCTGTTGTAAGCATCGGCGGCCGGCGCATACCCCGGGTCCGGCTGCGGGGAGATCCACGGCCCGCCGCTCCCCGGAGCCGACGACGCCGCAGGCGCTGACGTCGGTGCCTCCGCCGGTCGTCCGTCGACCCGGCTCGCGTCGGTCAAGGGGTACCTCCGCCTCGTCAACCCCCGGTCTCTGCCGCCGGGTGTTCCGTTCCAGTGTTGCTCGTCCGTCCACCTGCCGCAGGCCGTCCGGTGGGGGCCGCACCCTCTGGACGGGTGACACGACCGCGATAGCCGTGAACGAGCGCGTCAACTGAACGCTTTCATCACCGGCATTCTCCACGATCAAGCGACCTCAGCAGTCGCCGGTCGGAAAGCGGTCAGTGAAAAGGATCGACCCAGGATCCCACTCGCCGGATCCCCTTGCTCATCCGGGCGAGTACCCCGGTGTCCGCGGACACCGTGGGGAGCGTCTCGACGACCGTCGCCACCGTGGCGTCGGGGACGTCGGTGACCACCGTGTAGACCATGCCCGAGCCGGCCCAGCTCAGCTCTCGGTACAGGCCGCAGCGGAGATACACGTCCCGGTCGCCGATCTGGTGCCGGGCGAAGCCGGCCGGCCCGCTGGAGTCCAGCCGGCCGCGCTGGGCGAACAGCGACAGGGCGAACAGACCGTCGGAGTAACTCAGCTGGACGGACCGGTCGGCGCCGGTGCCGACCGTCCGCGCGCACACCTGCGTCAGCCCGGCGAGCTGGCGCCCCGGGAGATCCCAGCCCGCTCGCACCAGCTCGGCCAGCTCGTCGTCGGAGAGTCCGTCGTCGCACTCGTCGGCCGCCGGGGACGCCGAGGGCTCCGGGGTCGCCGCCACCGGCTTCGCGTCGGTGGGCGCCAGCACGGTCAGGCCGGTGAACGTCGACCGCCGGATGACCCGGCCCGCCGTGTCGAGCAGTTCGCGCTGGACGGCCAGCCCGGTCGCGTCGTCCAGCCAGAGCCGCCCGACGGTCGTGCCGCTCAGCCGCAGGACGTCGATCCGGGTCACCGGCCGGTCCAACATCCGCTCGGCGGCCCGGATCTCGATCCGGTAGGCCTGGGTGAGCGTCGCGAGCGTCTCGTCGGAGAGGTCGAGCCTGCCCTCGGCCGTGATGATCTGCCCGCCCCGCTCGCCCGCCGGGCTCCGCCCGGAGCCGTCGTTCGCGATGACCGTGACGCCCTGTCCGGGCACGTTGCGGACGAACGCGGTCGTCGTCACCTGACCCCAGCGGGACCAGCTGCGGAAGAGCTTCGTGCCCTGGTAACCGATCTGGGCCTGCGCCAGCCCGGCCCGGCGGAGGAGGTCGAGCGCACGCCGCTCGCCCGCGCCGAGCGTTCGCGTGCTGCCGGTGAAGGCAGGCGCGCTCCGCAGCGTCGAGCCGCCGCCGGACTTACCGGCGCCGGTCGTCTCCACCGGCGCCGGGACGAACAGGTAGACGCCGGTCGAGCAGACCACGGCGCCGAGCGCACCGGCGCCCATCACGAGCACGAGGCGACGGGCCGCTCGCAGCAGCCCGGCGCGCGGATCGACCAGCTTCACTCGTCCGTGTCCGCGACGTCGACGACGGATGCTTCCCGGTCACCGCCGGGTACTCCACCGGTCACGGCACCGTGCTCCTTGACGTAGGTCTGCACCGGCGGGCTCACCGTGCTGGGCTGCTGGTCGCCGCCGAGAACGACGACGGTGGAGAGGCTGATCGCGAACGCCGCCACACCACCGACCGCGGTCGCCACCACGCTGCGCCGGAGCCGTCGTCCACTGGGACGGGTGACCCCCGGGCGACGTCCGGCGGGACGCCGACGGCCGGGTGCGGCGACGGCGGCCGGACGCCGGGTAGCCGACGGGCGACCCGCAGGTGCCACCGACCGAAAGCTCGCTTCCAGGCGGAGCGGTGGTGGGGTCAGCGCCGGGGTGGCCCGGTCCGTCGGAGTGGTATCGGGCAGCGCGCGCAGCCGGTTGAGTAGCGAATCCGGGCACGGCGGCGCTTCGAGCCTGGCCAGCCGGGCCTTGACCTGGCGGTGGCCGTCGACCTCCGCGCGGCACTCCGCGCAGTGGGCGAGATGAACGAGGACCCGGTCACGGGTCGTCAGGTCGAGCGCGTCGTCCGCGAAGGCGGACGCGAGCTCACCGAGGTGCGGGTCTCGGCGGGGACCAGTCACGACATTCCATCCACAGAGCTCTCGGCGTCGGCACCACCGTCGGCGCCGTAGGAGGAACTGCGGGGGGCTCGGTGCGCCAGTGCCTCACGCAACTGGCTACGGCCGCGGTGAATCCGGCTGCGGACCGTACCGAGCTTCACGCCCAGCGTCGCGGCGATCTCCTCGTAGGAGAGGCCTTCGATGTCGCACAGGACGACCGGGGCGCGGAAGTCCGGCGGCAACGCGGCCAGCGCACGCTGGACGTCGTCGTCGAGATTCTCGTCGACGAAAACCTGCTCCGGGCTGCGCTCCCGGCCGGGAACGCGCTCGGCGTCGTCAGGCAGTGCCTCGAAGCGGATCCGGGCGCGTCGCCGCGCCAGGTCCAGGAAGAGGTTGGTGGTGATCCGATGGAGCCACCCCTCGAACGTGCCGGGGCGGTACCGGTCGAGCGCGCGGAAGACCCGGACGAACACCTCTTGGGTGAGGTCTTCGGCGTCGGGCCGGTTGCCGGTCAGCCGGTAGGCCAGCCGGTAGACGCGGGCGGAGTGGTCGCGGACCACCTCGTCCCACGCCGGCGGGTCCCAGTTGACCGCCTCGGTGAATCCGGCCTCGGTCGGGACGGTCTCCGCCGGTGCGGCCTCGTTCTCAGCGGGACCGGAACCGTTGGTCTCAACGGGGTCCTCGGAGGACCCAGTAGGCGTGCCCACCGCGACCTCCTTCACAGGCGCTACCGGTGTGATCACCATTGTGCCCGGGCCCTCCCACTCTTGCCTGCCGCGCGACCGTCTGCCTCGTCGTGCTGTGCTTCCTGCCTGCCAACGGATCGCGGGTCGGGCGCGTTCCCCTACCCTGTCCGAGGCGGTGCTGGGACGGGAGGACTGTGATGGATGCCTCAGCGCACCCTGACACGTCCTCGTTTCCCTCCAGACCCGGCAATTCGGCCGGAGGTCACGGGCTGGGCCGGTTGGACGTCGCTGCCGAGGACGCGATCCTCGCCGCGGCGCGCGCCCGCGCGGACGAACTCGGCTGCCTGGCGCTCTCTCCGGAGTGCGGTGCCGCGCTGCGGGTCCTCGCCGCCGCGCTACAGGCGAAGGCGGTCGTCGAGGTGGGCACCGGCACCGGGGTGAGCGGCCTGTGGGTGCTCCGCGGCATGCGTCCGGACGGAGTCCTCACGAGCATCGACGCCGAGGCGGAGCTCCAGGGGGCCGCCCGGCTCGCGTTCCGGGAAGCCGGCGTGCCTGCCAGCCGCGCCCGGCTGATCAACGGCCGGGCGCTGGAGGTCCTGCCCCGGCTGGCCGATGGCTACTACGACCTGGTGCTGATCAGCGACGCTCCGGTCGCCGAGTACCCGGACTACCTGGTCGAGTCGCTACGCCTGCTGCGGCCGGGCGGCGCGGTGGCGTTCGGCGGCGTCTTACTCGGCGGTCGGGTGGCCGACTCCAGCGTCCGCGACCCGATCACGGTGGTGCTCCGCGAACTGCTGCGGACGATCCGCGACCACCAAACCCTCACGCCGGCGATCCTGCCGGTCGACGACGGCCTGCTGGTCGCAGTGAAGCGAGCCGGATAACGCTCAGGGGACGACGACCGGCTGGCCCTTTCCGAGCACCACCACACCACTGTCGCTGACCCGGTAGTGGTGCCGGTCGAACTCCTCGTCCACACCGATCCGGGCACCCGGCGGCACGACCACGTTCTTGTCCAGGATCGCCCGGCGCACGATCGCGCCTTCCCCGATCGTCACTCCGTTGAGCAGAACCGACTCCGAGACCTGTGCCTTTCCCGCCACCAGGACGCCGGGCGAGAGCACCGAGTCGCGGACCTCTCCGGTGACGATGCACCCGGCCGAGATGATCGACTCGATGGCCCGCCCGGTGAGCGCGAACTTGGCCGGCGGCAGCTGCGGCATCGAGGTCAGGATCGGCCAGGCCCGGTTGTAGA
This genomic window contains:
- a CDS encoding magnesium transporter MgtE N-terminal domain-containing protein, with translation MTTGTRIYLARLAGVAVFDPSGDQLGRVRDAVVRPRAEATRSPRVTGLVVEIVHRRRIFVPLGRVTAFDPDAVMLNTGTISLRRFEQRTGELMALGDMLDRQVTLAGDPPVRAVVVDVAMERSRSGEWELVKVAAREHLPGMLGRRRGHLRQVDWGDVEGIISSQDRQGAANLLAVFDQLRAADLAKVLQGLSDKRRVEVAAALGDDRLADVLEELPEDDQVEILGSLDTERAAHVLEEMDPDDAADLLGELPESEQERLLAMMEPSEAAPVRRLLDYTEDTAGGMMTSEPVIMPPDATVAHALARVRDPDLTPALAAQVYVCRPPSATPTGRFLGIAHLQRLLREEPATLVSAVVDADLDPLNAHATLAQVAHYLATYNLVAVPVVDENDRLLGAVTVDDVLDHLLPEDWRDRDG
- a CDS encoding DUF1003 domain-containing protein, which translates into the protein MAEVVRPRSRLDQPIERRRRLPRFDADAFGRVSERFAQFLGTGTFILMQTVIVIIWVTLNVFAVHLRWDPYPFILLNLAFSTQAAYAAPLILLAQNRQADRDRISLEEDRQRAQAAKADTEYLARELAALRLALGEVATREYLRSELSRIVDELREAPTADADLARPSADTRRVERRPTPDARRDPEPRRAKLTR
- a CDS encoding Mrp/NBP35 family ATP-binding protein; the protein is MPLSSTLPAEADIRTALAGVNDPEIRKPITDLGMVESVAVHPDGVVEVAVLLTVAGCPMRDTLTNDVTAAVAKLAGVTGVRVNFGVMSDAQRKNLQTTLRGGQTAEPVIPFAQPGSLTRVYAVASGKGGVGKSSVTVNLAAALAARGLSVGVLDADIYGFSIPRMLGVEGRPTQVEQMIMPPQSHGVKVISIGMFTPGNTAVVWRGPMLHRALQQFLADVFWGDLDVLLMDLPPGTGDIAISVAQLVPGAEILVVTTPQQAAAEVAERAGSIALQTHQRLVGVVENMSWLELPNGERMDVFGSGGGEAVSAALSRTLGAQVPLLGQIPLDPRVREGGDSGIPLVLSDPDAAAAKALSGVADKLAVRQRGLAGMSLGLTPAARR
- a CDS encoding sec-independent translocase; translation: MFENLGWWEIIVLALIGLFVFGPDRLPKVIGEAGRMLRTLRQMARGASAELRDELGTDFEIEDLHPKRFVRKHLLSEEDEAALRRPLKDAMRDFEELTHVDEVTEAYRDEGGSKNGKSQIDPAKSRTARYDDDAT
- a CDS encoding S1C family serine protease, with protein sequence MPSGVPSQPRSSGYPTAPIPGSGPAVPGAGNGAPPGSPFWSQAGAQDPWRDPSAAPAWLAPTPPGNPPPVGPPMPGDGPARRGGLGSMMLVSIVVAVVAGLLGGALGYVVAARTAGSSFSLGESSGSTPELAKRPPTSLAGIADQVQPSVVTVVIRSASGNGNGSGFVISDEGYILTNNHVAAPAAAGGTLRVVFFDGSSASASIVGRDPGSDLAVLKIQKSGLKKVQFGDSDKIAIGDPSVAFGSPLGLADTVTSGIISAVDRPVRTGGDRDASQGNEDSAYLAAIQTDAAINPGNSGGPLVDGAGRVIGVNTAIAAVPSQTGSSGNIGIGFAIPGNQAKRIAEELIATGKARTTVIGAEVNLADESSAGAPLTKVVAGGPAEKAGLKAGDIVTKFADRPIEDGVALIALIRKQEPGKKLGVTYRRGGKTVTTTVTLGQR
- a CDS encoding sigma-E factor regulatory protein RseB domain-containing protein, encoding MKLVDPRAGLLRAARRLVLVMGAGALGAVVCSTGVYLFVPAPVETTGAGKSGGGSTLRSAPAFTGSTRTLGAGERRALDLLRRAGLAQAQIGYQGTKLFRSWSRWGQVTTTAFVRNVPGQGVTVIANDGSGRSPAGERGGQIITAEGRLDLSDETLATLTQAYRIEIRAAERMLDRPVTRIDVLRLSGTTVGRLWLDDATGLAVQRELLDTAGRVIRRSTFTGLTVLAPTDAKPVAATPEPSASPAADECDDGLSDDELAELVRAGWDLPGRQLAGLTQVCARTVGTGADRSVQLSYSDGLFALSLFAQRGRLDSSGPAGFARHQIGDRDVYLRCGLYRELSWAGSGMVYTVVTDVPDATVATVVETLPTVSADTGVLARMSKGIRRVGSWVDPFH
- a CDS encoding anti-sigma factor; translated protein: MTGPRRDPHLGELASAFADDALDLTTRDRVLVHLAHCAECRAEVDGHRQVKARLARLEAPPCPDSLLNRLRALPDTTPTDRATPALTPPPLRLEASFRSVAPAGRPSATRRPAAVAAPGRRRPAGRRPGVTRPSGRRLRRSVVATAVGGVAAFAISLSTVVVLGGDQQPSTVSPPVQTYVKEHGAVTGGVPGGDREASVVDVADTDE
- the sigE gene encoding RNA polymerase sigma factor SigE, encoding MGTPTGSSEDPVETNGSGPAENEAAPAETVPTEAGFTEAVNWDPPAWDEVVRDHSARVYRLAYRLTGNRPDAEDLTQEVFVRVFRALDRYRPGTFEGWLHRITTNLFLDLARRRARIRFEALPDDAERVPGRERSPEQVFVDENLDDDVQRALAALPPDFRAPVVLCDIEGLSYEEIAATLGVKLGTVRSRIHRGRSQLREALAHRAPRSSSYGADGGADAESSVDGMS
- a CDS encoding O-methyltransferase translates to MDVAAEDAILAAARARADELGCLALSPECGAALRVLAAALQAKAVVEVGTGTGVSGLWVLRGMRPDGVLTSIDAEAELQGAARLAFREAGVPASRARLINGRALEVLPRLADGYYDLVLISDAPVAEYPDYLVESLRLLRPGGAVAFGGVLLGGRVADSSVRDPITVVLRELLRTIRDHQTLTPAILPVDDGLLVAVKRAG